The Cuculus canorus isolate bCucCan1 chromosome 16, bCucCan1.pri, whole genome shotgun sequence genome includes a region encoding these proteins:
- the BPIFB6 gene encoding BPI fold-containing family B member 6, with protein MSRVWCILFLGGWLAWSGGADGPGAVIRIDLGTIDHAVSAALNESDVLQKTAEEAAQKKLSIKGFSGLKVKDFHPPVISLAVSSASGLFVAALVQMTIAGKSFIGGSMEITVAANLTASSLLRQDAMGIPRFSSRNCHIALVSVKTNRPSSVLPKVMNKFLDNTLHKALLPLLCPAVDAVVNLVNAKFITMTSEIPLWDAGTLQYTLLTAPLMNDTFIELDLKTILHQEGGKEVDLPVDQLSLASLPAKRDGVTQLILSANFLSAALSVLQESFDLEITNNMVLGLPPLVTTMLRALIPELARVLPPSQPVVIEMREAKAPAMTIAPEKSFVQLFSTAEFRVFPSGSAPESLFVLDVHSNLEVQFAVAEEKLLLSLALQRLSRVALASSSLGVFDELPLKGVLADIIHVAYVPWINSKHSYGFMRGFAIYTGKILLVSFPIDCCYLFFCHWQRLADLAGFFCPQGLWVTLPGKPFAGCFAPMGFAGELEEDNASWSVLWHSSSSTGRRDPPTQISCKGCKLLL; from the exons ATGTCAAGAGTTTGGTGCATTTTATTCCTTGGTGGCTGGCTGGCGTGGTCAGGAGGAGCTGATGGCCCAGGAGCTGTCATCAGGATTGATCTTGGAACAATTGACCACG CggtctctgctgctctgaatgAGAGTGATGTTCTGCAGAAAACGGCAGAGGAAGCAGCACAAAAAAAGCTGAGCATCAAAGGCTTCTCGGG GCTTAAGGTGAAAGATTTCCACCCACCGGTGATATCGCTGGCAGTCTCGTCGGCCTCAGGGCTCTTTGTGGCTGCCTTAGTCCAAATGACCATTGCTGGGAAAAG CTTTATAGGAGGAAGCATGGAAATCACCGTGGCTGCAAACCTGACGGCGAGCAGCTTGCTGCGGCAGGACGCCATGGGAATCCCCAGGTTCAGCTCCAGGAACTGCCACATCGCTCTCGTTAGCGTCAAAACCAACCGCCCCAGCAG CGTGCTGCCCAAAGTCATGAACAAGTTTCTGGACAACACCCTTCACAAAGCACTGCTGCCTCTG CTGTGTCCAGCCGTGGATGCAGTGGTGAACCTTGTGAATGCAAAATTCATCACCATGACTT CCGAGATCCCTCTTTGGGATGCTGGGACCCTCCAATACACTTTACTCACCGCCCCACTGATGAATGACACTTTCATAGAGCTGGATTTGAAG ACCATTCTCCAccaagaggggggaaaggaggttGACCTTCCTGTGGACCAGCTGTCTCTTGCTTCTCTGCCGGCAAAGAGGGATGGTGTTACCCAGCTGATCCTGTCTGCAAACTTCTTGAGTGCTGCGCTCTCTGTTCTGCAGGAGTCCTTTGACCTGGAGATCACCAATAACATG GTTCTTGGGCTTCCCCCTCTGGTGACCACGATGCTTAGAGCCCTCATCCCTGAG CTTGCCAGGGTGCTGCCTCCATCCCAGCCGGTGGTGATTGAAATGCGAGAAGCGAAAGCACCAGCGATGACCATAGCCCCGGAAAAAAGCTTTGTACAGCTCTTCAGCACTGCCGAGTTTCGTGTTTTCCCTTCAGGCTCTGCTCCCGAATCCCTCTTTGTCCTGGATGTT CACAGCAACCTGGAGGTGCAGTTTGCCgttgcagaagaaaagctgctgctctccctTGCTCTGCAAAG GCTGTCCCGGGTGGCCTTGGCTTCCTCCTCCCTTGGGGTGTTTGAC GAGCTTCCACTGAAAGGTGTTTTGGCAGATATAATTCATGTGGCTTATGTGCCGTGGATCAACAGTAAGCACAGCTATGGCTTCATGAGAGGATTTGCTATCTACACAGGGAAAATACTTCTCGTTTCTTTCCCTATAGACTGCTGTTATCTCTTCTTTTGCCACTGGCAGCGCCTGGCTGACCTTGCAGGCTTTTTCTGCCCTCAAGGCTTGTGGGTGACTCTGCCAGGAAAGCCGTTTGCCGGGTGTTTTGCACCCATGGGGtttgcaggggagctggaggaggacaaTGCCTCCTGGTCAGTGCTCTGGCATTCCAGCTCCTCTACGGGCAGGAGAGATCCACCCACACAGATCAGCTGCAAAGGATGCAAGCTTCTCCTCTGA